The DNA window CCGCTGAAGGGCATCTTCTCGGGCGGCGGATCGACAGCTCTCGATGTTGTGGTCGAGATCACACGTCTGGCGTAACGTCCTGCTCGGGCAGCCCTACCGCGGGGTGTTCGGGCGGTACGACCGGCTGGACTCCTAGGACCAGCTGTAGTCGGAGCGAAGCCTCGACGCGACGGCGTCGAACTTCGTCTTCGCGAGAATTGCACCCTCGCGACGAATTCCGGTTTCGGGGACGTCGAGAACACGGTCGAGTCTGATCCAGCTGGGTCTACCCTCGGCGTCCCAGGATCCGGACCCGATCGACACCCAGTCGGGGTCGCCGTCGCGCTTGTCCTGGCTCGACAACATCAGTCCCAGCAGCGTCTTCCCGTCGCGGCCCACAACCAGGACAGGCCGGTCCTTGCCCTGGCTGGCGTCCTCCTCGTACGCCACCCACGTCCACACGATCTCGCCGGGATCGGCCTTGCCGTCCAGATCAGGGGAGTACTCGACTGCCCGAGCCCGCTGCGCGGTCGGCACGGTGTGCGACGCGACCGGACGGCCTGGCTCGACGGTCGGCCCGCTGCTCGACTTGCCGGTGATCGCGTCCTTACCTTTTTGCAGAGCACCCGAACTCTGCAACTGCCGAAACAGCCTCGGGCCCTCGCGGAGTGCGATGTTGCCGAGTTCCTTCGTGAATTTGCTCCAGTTGCCAGCCATGGGAGTCGAGTTTAGTCAGCAGCCCGCGGAACTCGTCGACCGCCGGACGTGGGACGATGGGTCCGGATATCTCCTGCAAACGCCAGCAAAGGATACGAGTGCCCAGCTTCGCCGACACGACGTTCACCGATCCCTCCCGGATCAGGAACTTCTGCATCATCGCCCACATCGACCACGGCAAGTCGACGCTGGCAGATCGGATGTTGCAGCTCACGGGCGTCGTCGACGATCGGTCGATGCGGGCTCAGTACCTCGACCGTATGGACATCGAACGCGAACGCGGCATCACCATCAAGGCGCAGAACGTCCGTCTGCCCTGGGTGGTCGACGGCGAGGAATTCGTCCTGCATCTCATCGACACCCCCGGCCACGTCGACTTCACCTACGAGGTTTCGCGTGCACTCGAGGCGTGTGAGGGTGCGGTCCTGCTCGTCGACGCTGCGCAGGGGATCGAGGCGCAGACCTTGGCGAACCTCTACCTCGCACTCGACAAAGAGCTGACGATCATCCCGGTCCTGAACAAGATCGATCTGCCTGCCGCCGACCCCGATCGGTATGCCGCCGAGATCGCCCACATCATCGGTTGCGAGGCCGACGACGTGCTGCGTGTCTCCGGCAAGACCGGTGTCGGTGTCGAGGAGCTCCTCAACGAGGTCGTCAAGCTCGTTCCTGCGCCCGTCGGTAATCCCGACGGCCCGGCCCGCGCGATGATCTTCGACTCCGTCTACGACACCTACCGCGGTGTCGTCACCTACGTCCGAGTTGTCGACGGCGCCCTCAACCCGCGCGAGAAGGTCACCATGATGTCGACCGGCTCGACGCACGAGTTGCTCGAAGTCGGTATCGTCTCGCCCGATCCGAAGCCGACCAAGGGCCTCGGCGTCGGTGAGGTGGGGTACCTCATCACCGGTGTCAAGGATGTGCGCCAGTCGAAGGTCGGCGACACCGTCACCACCTTCCGCAAGGGTGCGACCGAGCCGCTCACCGGGTACCGCGAACCTCGTCCGATGGTCTATTCCGGGCTGTACCCGCTCGATGGTTCCGACTACCCCGATCTGCGCGACGCGCTCGAGAAGCTCCAACTCAACGACGCAGCGCTCACGTACGAGCCGGAAACCTCGGTGGCTCTCGGTTTCGGATTCCGTTGCGGCTTCCTCGGATTGCTGCACATGGAGATCACTCGCGAGCGGCTCGAGCGCGAGTTCAACCTCGATCTCATCTCCACCTCGCCGAACGTCGTCTACCGCGTCGAGATGGAAGACAAGGCCGAGCACATCGTCACCAATCCGTCGTACTGGCCCGAGGGCAAGGTGCGTGACGTGTACGAGCCGATGGTGAAGTGCACGATCATTTCGCCGAGTGAGTTCATCGGCTCGATCATGGAGCTGTGCCAGGGCAGGCGCGGCGAGCTCGGTGGAATGGACTACCTGTCCGAGACGCGTGTCGAGCTGCGCTACACCATCCCGATGGCGGAGATCATCTTCGACTTCTTCGACATCCTGAAGTCGCGCACACGTGGGTATGCGAGCCTCGACTACGAGGAGATCGGCGAGCAGAGCGCAGCGCTGGTCAAGGTCGACATCTTGCTCCAGGGTGAGGCGGTGGACGCGTTCTCGGCGATCGTGCACAAGGACGCTGCTGCTGCCTACGGCAACAAGATGACGACCAAGCTCAAGGAACTGATCCCTCGCCAGCAGTTCGAGGTGCCGATCCAGGCCGCCATCGGATCACGCATCATCGCGCGCGAGAACATCAGGGCAATCCGCAAGGACGTCTTGGCGAAGTGCTACGGCGGCGACATCAGCCGCAAGCGCAAGCTGCTCGAGAAGCAGAAGGAAGGCAAGAAGCGGATGAAGACCATCGGCCGCGTCGAGGTGCCGCAGGAGGCGTTCGTCGCCGCGTTGTCATCCGAGTCGTCGACGGACAAACCGAAGAAGTAGCACTCATAGGGGAGGAACATGACGTCGCGAATCCTAGGAGCACTGTCGGTGCCGATCATCAGCGCACCGATGGCAGGGGGACCGTCGACGCCGGAGATGGCGATCGCGGTCTCACGGTCCGGAGGGCTGGGCATGCTTGCCGGTGCGCTCCTCGATATCGACAGATTCGCCGCTCAGGTGCAGGCGATGCGCGAGGTTCTCTTCGGCGTCAACCTCTTCCTGCCCGACGATCCGACGGGCGCGGACGTCGAAGCCTATGTCCGACGCATCTCGCCGTGGCTCGACAAGTACCACGTCGAACCCGGGGTTCTGCCACGCCGCGACGATTTCTATCCGGAGAAGTTCCGCTGGCTCGTCGACAACCCGGTGCCGCTCGTGAGCAGCACGTTCGGAACGTTCAGTGCAGCTGAAGTAGCCGCACTCCACGAGGTCGGCACCGAAGTGTGGTGCACCGTCACCTCGGCCGCAGAGGCAATCGAAGCCGATGCCAACGGCGTCGACGCTCTCGTCGTGCAAGGGCCGGAAGCCGGTGGCCACCGGGGGAGTTTCGACGGCTCGGCCCCCGATGCGCCCCTTGCCGATGTGCTGGCGGATGTTCGTGCAGTGTCGGAGCTGCCGAGAATCGCCGCCGGCGGACTGATGGACGGCACCGACGTTGCGCCGCTGCTGGAATCGGGGGCAGCGCACGCAGCCCAACTCGGAACTGCATTTCTGAACACCACGGAAGCCGGAACCCGGCAGGTTCACCGCGAACAACTGACGTCGACGTCGGAAACCGCTGTCACACGTGCTTTTTCGGGCCGTCCGGCAAGAGGGATCGTCAACGAGTTCATGCGCGACAACTCCGAGGATGCGCCGCTCGCGTATCCGGACGTGCACTATTTGACCGCGCCGATGCGGGCCGAGGCAGGCAAAGCAGGCGATCCGGCGGCGCTGTCCATGTGGGCAGGAACCGGGCACCTGCGCGCCCGCGAGGCGACGGTGTCCGAGCTGATGGCCGAGTGGGCCGATCAGCTCGAACGCCGCCGCTGACTGCTCAGTTGGTGTGCGCGGGCTGGAAGTGTCCAGCCGCCTGAGATTCTTCGGCGCGGATCACGTGCACGACAGCGTTGATCAGAGCCAGATGGGTGAACGCCTGGGGAAAGTTCCCGAGGTGCCGACCAGTCCGAGCGTCGATCTCTTCCGCATAGAGCTTGAGTGGGCTGGCGTAGCCGAGCAGGCGTTCGCACAGATGCTTGGCACGGGGGAGTTCGTCGATCTCGACGAGCGCCGACACGAGCCAGAAGGAACAGATCGTGAACGTTCCTTCCTCGCCTTCGAGGCCGTCGTCGGTGGTGTCGACCTTGTAGCGCAGGACAAGTCCGTCGACGGTCAATTCGTCGGCGATCGCCAGCACCGTGGCTCGGACCCGAGGATCGTCAGCAGGCAGGAATCGAAGCAGTGGCACGAGTAGCAGTGAGGCATCGAGTGATTCGTGGCCGTACCGCTGCGTCAGGACGCCGCGTTCGTCGACGCCGTGCTCGAGAATGTCCTCCTTGATCTCGTCGGCGATCTCGTTCCATTGATTTGCGTAATCCGTCTCGCCGTGGATTGCCGCGAGCTTCGCTCCGCGATCGAGTGCGACCCAACACATGACCTTGGAGGAGGTGAAGTGCTGCGGTTCGCCGCGTACTTCCCAGATGCCGCGGTCGGGTTTGCGCCAATTGGCGATCGCTTCCTCGACCTGCCTCTTGAGCAGTGGCCACAGCGACTCGGGGACATGCTCGCGCGACTTGACGTGTAGGTAGACGGAGTCGAGCATGGTGCCCCAGATATCGTGCTGCTCCTGGTTGTACGCGCCGTTTCCGATGCGTACGGGCTTGGCGCCGTCGTAGCCGGACAGGTGCGGCAGTTCGCTTTCCTCCAGTGTCTTCTCGCCGCCGATTCCGTACATCACCTGCAGCGGATTGGCGCGCCCGTCCTCGGTCATCGACACATCCGACATGAACGAGAAGAAGTCGTTGGCCTCTCGATCGAGACCCAGCGTGTACAGGCCCCACAGTGCGAAGGTCGAATCGCGGACCCACGCGTAGCGATAGTCCCAGTTGCGTTCTCCACCGGGAGTTTCCGGAAGAGACGTCGTCGACGCCGCCAGCAGCGCACCGGTCGGTGCGTAGGTCAGGCCCTTCAGCGCCAGCGCACTGCGCTGCAGGTAGCCACGCCACGGGTGATCGGGGAAGCGTCCGATCGTGATCCACTGTCGCCAACACTCGGAGGTACGCCACATCTTCTCGGCGGCCTCCTCGAATGTTTGCGGTGCCGGCAGATCCGACCACGACAACGCAATGAAGACGTTGTCTCCCTCCGTCATCCGCGTGCGCGCTCGTGCCTCGCGTCCCTCGATGCCGAGTCGAAGATTGCTGGTCAGCTTCAGAGTCGGTTGGTCGCCGACGGAACTGGCCTCGCAGGTGGCCGTAGCCTCCTCGTAGACCTTGCCGGTGTACTCCCATCGAGCGGGAGCCCGGTGATAGTCGAAGGCCGGCTCGCAACTCATCTCGAGCTCGACGGTGCCGTTGACGCACTTGATCGTCCTGAGCAGTATGTGCTCGGCGTCCCAATCCGACGGGGCCCGCTTGTGGGTGCGGGACCGTTGATCGGTGTTGTGCCACGGTCCCATCACCAGGGCGTCTCGGATGATGAGCCATCCGGTCTCGGTCTGCCACGTCGTCTCGATGATCAGCCCGCCCGGCAGGTATCGGCGGGCAGCGGGAACGGATTGCCCGTACGGTCCGACGCGAAAGTGGCCGGCGCTTCGATCGAGGACTGCGCCGAAGACGCTCGGCGAGTCCGGCCGTGGAACACACATCCACTCGACGGACCCGTTGCGGGCGATGAGGCAGGTCGTCTCGCAGTCGGACAGAAAGGCGTAGTCGTCGATGGGCGGGAACGAGCTGCGATAGGACATCAGGGAGGACACGGGCGCTTCGGTGCTTTCCAGAGCTCCCTGCCCGGCCGGTTCCGCCCCTCCTAGCGCCCCTGGCCGTGGTATCGAATCGTCACGCACAGGAACTACCGTCGACTGCTCTTCGAATGCCGTCATACGCCAATCATCGACTTCGCGGTCCCTGTCGTCCACCGCTGGCAGTTCTCGGCGTGGCGCAGTGGAAAGGCCGGGAGTGAAGTGCGCGTGCATGCCCCCTCTAAGGTGGAGTCCGTGCACGCGATAGCCAGCTGGTGGGACGGGATCGAACTCTGGATCACCGGGCTGCCGTTCGTGCCGCAGTCGATCGTGGTTCTACTTGTGGTCGTACCCGCCGCATTCGGGTTGGCGCGCATCGTCGACGGTGTACTCGCGACGATTCTTCATCTGCTCGGCCGCGACAGGGCGTCCGAGATGGACGCGGTGCCCGCGGCACCCGACTCGCCGATAACGGAAGGTCACTGATGCCGAAATCGAGGGTCACTCTCGCCCTGATTGCATTGCTCGTGCTCGTCGCGCTCGCATGGTTTCTCACCAGGTGATTTCAGGGTCGCCGCGGACAATTAGAGTCCGCCGGGTTCCTCTGCTAGATTTCTGTCCGTGTCTGCCGCTGCCGTGTACCGGGTCCGCCATGAGTTGGCGTTGATCGCAGTCGGCATGCTTGCAGTCGCCGACATCGACTGTCGACCCACATCCTGAGCGCCGGTTCGATTCGGCAGTTTCTCGCGCCCGCACTCGTGTGAGCTGCGTCGAGTTCCTGTGTTTCCGGTCGCGCCCCCTCGATTCGGGCCGCTCCATGCCGTGGTACCCCTCCTCTTACGTGTTCGTAGTGCGGTTCGATCCGCACCGTCCCCGCGACGATCATTCGATGAAAGGCTTTTCTCGATGAGGCACAACTCTCGATCCCTGCTCACCACATTCGCGGCCGTAGGGACGCTCGTGTTGGCTGCCTGCGGGGGTGGATCGAGCGACGTCGTCGGAGGCGACGGCGGATCGAGCAACGGGACCCCACTCACCTTGGTTGGGTACGCCGTGCCGAAGAACGGCTGGGACCTGATCGGACCCGCGTTCGCCGGCACTGAAGGCGGCAAGGATACGGCCATCAACGCCGACTACGCCGCCTCGGGAAACCAGTCGCGCAAGGTCGCCGACGGCGCCCCGGCCGATATCGTCAACTTCTCGGTCGAGCCCGACGTGACGCGTCTGGTCAAGGCCGGCATCGTCGACGAGTCGTGGAACGAAAATGCATACGGCGGAGTGCCTTTCGGGTCGGTCGTCACGCTCGTTGTGCGCGAAGGTAACCCGAAGAACATTCAGACCTGGGACGATCTACTGAAGCCGGATGTCCAGGTCATCAGCCCGAGCCCACTCAGCTCGGGATCGGCGAAGTGGAATCTCCTCGCGCCGTACGCAGCGAAGAGCAACGGCGGCCAGGACAAGCAGGCAGGGCTGGACTACGTTCAGCAGCTCGTGTCCGGGCACTTCCCAGTCCAGCCCGAGTCCGGCCGCGCCGCAACGGAAGCGTTCCTGCAGGGTCAGGGTGACGTGCTCCTCAGCTACGAGAACGAGGCACTCCTGATCGAGGAGCGGGGAGAGAAGGTCGAGCACATCGACGTCGCCGACACGTTCCGAATCGACAACCCCGTCGCCGTCGTCAACACGAGTTCGCAGCTGGAGAAGGCCAACGCGCTCAACGACTTCATCTACACCGACGAAGGGCAGCGGATCTGGGCCGAAGCAGGCTTCCGTCCGGTGAACCCGGAGATCGCGGCCGAGTTCTCCGACAAGTTCTTCACCCCAGAAGCGCTCCGCACGATCGATGATCTCGGTGGCTGGGAGTCGGTGGACACGGAACTGTTCGGCGACAACGGTGCCATCACGGCGATCTACAAAGAGAGCACCGAGTAACAGCGATGTCGACGAGAAGTGGAGATCCCGCACCGCGGAAGGGCCGCAAGTTCAGAGGCCCGGGCTCGGTCGGACCGCTGGGTCTCGGTGTCGCAGTCCTGTGGTTGAGCATCATCGTTCTGCTGCCGCTTGCTGCCCTGACCGTCAAATCGTTCGACGATGGCCTGGCCGGGTTCTGGGATGCCATCACCACGACCCGTGCGATCGCGACGTTCAAGGTCACGCTCGAGGTCTCCGCGGCGGCGGCCGTCGTCAACCTCGTGTTCGGTACTTTGATCGCCTGGGTCTTGGTGCGCGACGAGTTTCCCGGTAAGAAATTCGTCAACGCTCTGATCGACCTTCCGTTCGCGCTCCCCACCATCGTCGCCAGCCTCGTGCTGCTCTCGCTCTACGGCCCAGCGAGCCCGATCGGTCTGGTGTTCAACGCCACCAAGCCCGCTGTGGTCGTGGCACTGCTGTTCGTCACACTCCCGTTCGTCGTGCGGGCCGTGCAGCCGGTGCTGATCGAACTGGATCGGGAGGTCGAGGAGGCAGCTGCGTCACTCGGTGCGAACAACTGGACGATCTTCCGCACGATCGTGCTACCGGTCCTGTTGCCCTCGGTACTCAGCGGGACCGGACTCGCCTTCGCTCGTGCGATCGGTGAGTTCGGATCCGTCGTGCTGATCGGCGGCAACATCCCTGGAGAAACACAGATCGCATCGCAGTACATCCGCGAACTGATCGAGTACGACCGACCGGTCGACGCGGCAGCCATCTCGGTGGTTCTTCTCGCGCTCGCGTTCGTAGTGCTGTTCGTACTCCGCATCGTCGGAAACCGCCTCGCTCGACGAGAGGAACAGAACCGATGAAGATCGCCCTACCGATCAAGCTCTCGCTCCGCACGATTGCCCTCCTGTATCTGGCGGCCCTCGTTCTCTTTCCCCTCGGCGCGATTCTGTACCGAACCTTCGAGAACGGGTTCGTCGAGTTCTGGGGTCTCATCACGACGCCTGCAGCCCAATCTGCGCTGCAGCTGTCGTTGCTCATCGTGGCGATCGTGGTGCCGATCAACGTCGTGTTCGGAGTCATCACGGCATTGGCCCTTGTGCGCGGGCGCTTTCGAGGCAAGGGAATACTCGAGTCCATCGTCGATCTTCCGTTCGCGGTGTCGCCCATCGTCACTGGCGTGGCACTGATCCTGCTGTGGGGCGCGAACGGGTGGTTCGGTGGAATCGAGAGCCTCGGATTCAAGATCATCTTTGCGCTTCCTGGCATGGTCATCGCGACGATCTTCGTGACCCTTCCGTTCGTGGTGCGCGAGGTCGAGCCGGTCCTGTACGAGATCGGGGAGGAGCAGGAAGAGGCGGCATCGACACTGGGTGCGTCGTCGCTACAAACGTTCTGGCGCATCACTCTTCCGGCGATCCGGTGGGGTTTGACCTACGGAATCGTGTTGACCGTGGCTCGTTCGCTCGGTGAATTCGGTGCCGTGATCATGGTGTCGACCAACCTGCCCGGTATCTCGCAGACCCTTACACTCCTGGTCAACTCGCGGTACGAAGACTTCAACCCGCAGGGTGCATATGCGGCGTCGACTCTGCTCATGTTCATCGCCGTCATCGTGCTGCTTCTGATGACTACCCTCGACGAGAAGAGGACGAAGTAATGACTGCATCGAAGGCCGACGAGATCGAGATCTCCGTCGTCGGCGGCAAGAAGAACTACGGCGACTTCGCCGCACTCGACGACGTCAGCATCGACATTCCCAAGGGTTCGCTGACGGCGCTGCTCGGTCCGAGCGGCTCGGGAAAGTCGACGCTGCTGCGATCGATCGCAGGTCTGGAGCAGCTCGACTCCGGCCAGGTGATTCTGGGTGGACAGGACGTCACCTGGATCAGCCCCCAGCGTCGTGAGATCGGGTTCGTGTTCCAGCACTACGCCGCGTTCAAGCACCTCAGCGTGCGCGACAACGTGGCGTTCGGGTTGAAGATCAGGAAGCGTCCGAAACCCGAGATCAAGCGCAAGGTCGACGAACTGCTCGAGATCGTCGGCCTGGCAGGGTTCCAGAACAGGTTCCCGGCTCAGCTGTCCGGCGGCCAGCGCCAGCGGATGGCACTCGCGCGCGCTCTGGCTGTCGACCCGCAGGTGTTGCTTCTCGACGAGCCGTTCGGCGCGCTCGACGCGAAGGTCCGTGAGGACCTTCGGACGTGGCTGCGTCGGCTGCACGACGAAGTCCATGTGACAACGGTTCTCGTCACGCACGATCAGGAGGAGGCCCTCGACGTCGCGGACCGCATCGCGGTGTTGAACAAGGGCAAGATCGAGCAGGTCGGCACGCCGGAGGATCTGTACGACAGGCCGGAGACCGATTTCGTGATGTCGTTTCTCGGACAGGTCTCGAAGCTGAACGGACTCCTTGTACGCCCGCATGACATTCGCGTCGGTCGGGATCCGAGCATGGCGCTCGCGCAGGCGACCGGTACTGCCGAATCGGCCGGGGTCACACGCGCGGTCGTCGAGCGCGTCGTGCACCTCGGGTTCGAGGTCAAGGTCGAGTTGAAGAACCTGGCTACGGGTGAGGCATTCACGGCCCAGATCACCCGGGGTGACAGCGAGGCGCTGCAGCTGGAAACAGGGGAGTCGGTCTATGTGAGGGCCACCCGAATCCCGAAGGTCGCCGCGAGCGGCGACCTTCCGGGCGCCCAGACGATGGCAGCTGGGCAGGCTAGCTGAGCCTGGCCTAACGGTGTATGTTTCTTCCGTTATGTCGTTTTTGCCGTGAGATTGCAGGGAGAATCATGGGTCGCGTTCATCGCTTGGCGCTGCTGTCCATCAGTGCCACTGTTGCCGTCGGATTGGTGGCGTGTAGTTCGTCTCCCGAGGAGTCGGACTCGGGTGCGCAGTCCAGCGAGGCGACCGCCGAGTCGGTCGTCGTCTACTCGGGGCGCGACGAGGACCTCGTCGATCCACTGATCTCCCGTATCGGCGGAAACATCGAGGTCGACTACTCCGGAAACACCAACGCGCAAGCCGCGAAGATTCTCGAAGAGGGCGACGCGTCGCCCGCCGACGTCTTCTACGGCCAGGATGCCGGCGCACTTGGAGCGTTGGACGAGGCGGGAGCATTGGCACCGTTGCCGCAGGACATCCTCGAACTCGTTCCCGAGCAGTATCGAGGCGCCGACGGCACCTGGGTCGCGACATCGGCACGGGCAAGGGTCTTGGCGTACAACTCCGACATCGTCACCGCGTCCGATCTGCCGACCGGCATCGACGGCTTGTTGGATCCGCGCTGGCGCGGACAGATCGGCTATGCACCGACCAACGCATCGTTCCAAGCATTCGTCACCGCACTGCGCGTCCAGCGTGGGGAAGACGGAGCCCGCCAGTGGTTGGACGGATTCCTCGCAAACGAACCGGTTGCCTTCGAGGGCAACGGTCCGCTGATGACCGCAGTGAACGACGGACAGGTGGCCACCGGGCTGACCAACCACTACTACTGGTACCCGTTCAAAGCGGAGAACGGCGACGCAGCACCGATCGAACTGCACTACTTTGCTCCGGGTGACCCTGGCGCTCTGGTGAACGTGGCAGGCGCAGGTGTTCTCGCGACGTCGACCAATCAGGAAGCGGCGCAGGATTTCGTGCGCGAACTCCTGTCCGCGGAATCGCAGGCCTACTTCGCCGACGAAACCGCCGAGTATCCCGTGATCGACGGAGTCACATCGAGTTATGACCTTCCTCCGCTCGCCGATCTGGGCGCATCGGACATCGATCTGGGCCAGCTGGCATCGCTCGAGCAGACTCAGGCGTTGCTCACCGAGGTCGGAATGATCTAGTTTGACGCATCTCCACCGCGGCCGCCCGATTCTCGCGGCGGCCGCATCGATCGTTGCTCTCGGTGCATTGACCCCGCTCGTCTATCTTGCACTTCGATCATTCGAGGGGGGAGTGGGCAAAGCGTCGACGCTGCTGTTTCGTCGGCGAACTCTCGATCTCGCGTTGAGAACGGCTGCACTCACCTCGGCCGTCGCGATCGCATGCCTGATCCTGGGAGTACTCGCGGCGTGGGTGGTGACACGGACGGACCTCCCGGGTCGCCGGTTTTTCGCCGTCGCGCTCTGCGCGCCGTTGGCGATCCCTTCCTACGTCTCGGGATACGTCTGGATTGCGGAATTCCCCTCGCTCGCTGGTTTCTTCGGGGCGGCACTCGTGCTGTCCATGTCGT is part of the Rhodococcus sovatensis genome and encodes:
- a CDS encoding type II toxin-antitoxin system PemK/MazF family toxin, whose product is MAGNWSKFTKELGNIALREGPRLFRQLQSSGALQKGKDAITGKSSSGPTVEPGRPVASHTVPTAQRARAVEYSPDLDGKADPGEIVWTWVAYEEDASQGKDRPVLVVGRDGKTLLGLMLSSQDKRDGDPDWVSIGSGSWDAEGRPSWIRLDRVLDVPETGIRREGAILAKTKFDAVASRLRSDYSWS
- the lepA gene encoding translation elongation factor 4, whose translation is MGPDISCKRQQRIRVPSFADTTFTDPSRIRNFCIIAHIDHGKSTLADRMLQLTGVVDDRSMRAQYLDRMDIERERGITIKAQNVRLPWVVDGEEFVLHLIDTPGHVDFTYEVSRALEACEGAVLLVDAAQGIEAQTLANLYLALDKELTIIPVLNKIDLPAADPDRYAAEIAHIIGCEADDVLRVSGKTGVGVEELLNEVVKLVPAPVGNPDGPARAMIFDSVYDTYRGVVTYVRVVDGALNPREKVTMMSTGSTHELLEVGIVSPDPKPTKGLGVGEVGYLITGVKDVRQSKVGDTVTTFRKGATEPLTGYREPRPMVYSGLYPLDGSDYPDLRDALEKLQLNDAALTYEPETSVALGFGFRCGFLGLLHMEITRERLEREFNLDLISTSPNVVYRVEMEDKAEHIVTNPSYWPEGKVRDVYEPMVKCTIISPSEFIGSIMELCQGRRGELGGMDYLSETRVELRYTIPMAEIIFDFFDILKSRTRGYASLDYEEIGEQSAALVKVDILLQGEAVDAFSAIVHKDAAAAYGNKMTTKLKELIPRQQFEVPIQAAIGSRIIARENIRAIRKDVLAKCYGGDISRKRKLLEKQKEGKKRMKTIGRVEVPQEAFVAALSSESSTDKPKK
- a CDS encoding nitronate monooxygenase, encoding MTSRILGALSVPIISAPMAGGPSTPEMAIAVSRSGGLGMLAGALLDIDRFAAQVQAMREVLFGVNLFLPDDPTGADVEAYVRRISPWLDKYHVEPGVLPRRDDFYPEKFRWLVDNPVPLVSSTFGTFSAAEVAALHEVGTEVWCTVTSAAEAIEADANGVDALVVQGPEAGGHRGSFDGSAPDAPLADVLADVRAVSELPRIAAGGLMDGTDVAPLLESGAAHAAQLGTAFLNTTEAGTRQVHREQLTSTSETAVTRAFSGRPARGIVNEFMRDNSEDAPLAYPDVHYLTAPMRAEAGKAGDPAALSMWAGTGHLRAREATVSELMAEWADQLERRR
- a CDS encoding glycoside hydrolase family 15 protein, producing the protein MSYRSSFPPIDDYAFLSDCETTCLIARNGSVEWMCVPRPDSPSVFGAVLDRSAGHFRVGPYGQSVPAARRYLPGGLIIETTWQTETGWLIIRDALVMGPWHNTDQRSRTHKRAPSDWDAEHILLRTIKCVNGTVELEMSCEPAFDYHRAPARWEYTGKVYEEATATCEASSVGDQPTLKLTSNLRLGIEGREARARTRMTEGDNVFIALSWSDLPAPQTFEEAAEKMWRTSECWRQWITIGRFPDHPWRGYLQRSALALKGLTYAPTGALLAASTTSLPETPGGERNWDYRYAWVRDSTFALWGLYTLGLDREANDFFSFMSDVSMTEDGRANPLQVMYGIGGEKTLEESELPHLSGYDGAKPVRIGNGAYNQEQHDIWGTMLDSVYLHVKSREHVPESLWPLLKRQVEEAIANWRKPDRGIWEVRGEPQHFTSSKVMCWVALDRGAKLAAIHGETDYANQWNEIADEIKEDILEHGVDERGVLTQRYGHESLDASLLLVPLLRFLPADDPRVRATVLAIADELTVDGLVLRYKVDTTDDGLEGEEGTFTICSFWLVSALVEIDELPRAKHLCERLLGYASPLKLYAEEIDARTGRHLGNFPQAFTHLALINAVVHVIRAEESQAAGHFQPAHTN
- a CDS encoding Ms4533A family Cys-rich leader peptide, translated to MSAAAVYRVRHELALIAVGMLAVADIDCRPTS
- a CDS encoding sulfate ABC transporter substrate-binding protein: MRHNSRSLLTTFAAVGTLVLAACGGGSSDVVGGDGGSSNGTPLTLVGYAVPKNGWDLIGPAFAGTEGGKDTAINADYAASGNQSRKVADGAPADIVNFSVEPDVTRLVKAGIVDESWNENAYGGVPFGSVVTLVVREGNPKNIQTWDDLLKPDVQVISPSPLSSGSAKWNLLAPYAAKSNGGQDKQAGLDYVQQLVSGHFPVQPESGRAATEAFLQGQGDVLLSYENEALLIEERGEKVEHIDVADTFRIDNPVAVVNTSSQLEKANALNDFIYTDEGQRIWAEAGFRPVNPEIAAEFSDKFFTPEALRTIDDLGGWESVDTELFGDNGAITAIYKESTE
- the cysT gene encoding sulfate ABC transporter permease subunit CysT, with translation MSTRSGDPAPRKGRKFRGPGSVGPLGLGVAVLWLSIIVLLPLAALTVKSFDDGLAGFWDAITTTRAIATFKVTLEVSAAAAVVNLVFGTLIAWVLVRDEFPGKKFVNALIDLPFALPTIVASLVLLSLYGPASPIGLVFNATKPAVVVALLFVTLPFVVRAVQPVLIELDREVEEAAASLGANNWTIFRTIVLPVLLPSVLSGTGLAFARAIGEFGSVVLIGGNIPGETQIASQYIRELIEYDRPVDAAAISVVLLALAFVVLFVLRIVGNRLARREEQNR
- the cysW gene encoding sulfate ABC transporter permease subunit CysW; protein product: MKIALPIKLSLRTIALLYLAALVLFPLGAILYRTFENGFVEFWGLITTPAAQSALQLSLLIVAIVVPINVVFGVITALALVRGRFRGKGILESIVDLPFAVSPIVTGVALILLWGANGWFGGIESLGFKIIFALPGMVIATIFVTLPFVVREVEPVLYEIGEEQEEAASTLGASSLQTFWRITLPAIRWGLTYGIVLTVARSLGEFGAVIMVSTNLPGISQTLTLLVNSRYEDFNPQGAYAASTLLMFIAVIVLLLMTTLDEKRTK
- a CDS encoding sulfate ABC transporter ATP-binding protein — protein: MTASKADEIEISVVGGKKNYGDFAALDDVSIDIPKGSLTALLGPSGSGKSTLLRSIAGLEQLDSGQVILGGQDVTWISPQRREIGFVFQHYAAFKHLSVRDNVAFGLKIRKRPKPEIKRKVDELLEIVGLAGFQNRFPAQLSGGQRQRMALARALAVDPQVLLLDEPFGALDAKVREDLRTWLRRLHDEVHVTTVLVTHDQEEALDVADRIAVLNKGKIEQVGTPEDLYDRPETDFVMSFLGQVSKLNGLLVRPHDIRVGRDPSMALAQATGTAESAGVTRAVVERVVHLGFEVKVELKNLATGEAFTAQITRGDSEALQLETGESVYVRATRIPKVAASGDLPGAQTMAAGQAS
- a CDS encoding iron ABC transporter substrate-binding protein; translation: MGRVHRLALLSISATVAVGLVACSSSPEESDSGAQSSEATAESVVVYSGRDEDLVDPLISRIGGNIEVDYSGNTNAQAAKILEEGDASPADVFYGQDAGALGALDEAGALAPLPQDILELVPEQYRGADGTWVATSARARVLAYNSDIVTASDLPTGIDGLLDPRWRGQIGYAPTNASFQAFVTALRVQRGEDGARQWLDGFLANEPVAFEGNGPLMTAVNDGQVATGLTNHYYWYPFKAENGDAAPIELHYFAPGDPGALVNVAGAGVLATSTNQEAAQDFVRELLSAESQAYFADETAEYPVIDGVTSSYDLPPLADLGASDIDLGQLASLEQTQALLTEVGMI